In one Ananas comosus cultivar F153 linkage group 12, ASM154086v1, whole genome shotgun sequence genomic region, the following are encoded:
- the LOC109718017 gene encoding probable sulfate transporter 3.4, whose protein sequence is MGGSSNRVESFPDALDLESASPVEKSPSTPQPLEIHKVPLPQKKTTFQSLKQRLSEVFFPDDPLHQFKNQPLLKKLILGLQYFFPIFHWGSEYSLQLLKSDAVSGLTIASLAIPQGISYAKLANLPPIIGLYSSFVPPLIYSVLGSSRDLAVGPVSIASLVMGSMLREMVSPDHQPMLYLQLAFTSTFFAGVFQASLGFLRLGFIVDFLSKPTLVGFMGGAAVIVSLQQLKGLLGIVHFTTKMGFIPVMVSVFEHRKEWAWQTILMGTSFLVFLLITRHISMRKPKLFWVSAAAPLASVILSTTISFIVKAQYHGISVIGHLQKGVNPPSVNMLFFQGSFLGLAIKTGIVTGILALTEGIAVGRTFASLKNYQIDGNKEMMAIGIMNMAGSCASCYVTTGSFSRSAVNYNAGSKTAVSNIVMASAVLITMLFLMPLFYHTPNVILSAIIITAVIGLIDFRGAARLWKVDKLDFLACVSAFFGVLFISVQMGLAIAVGISMLKILIHVTRPNTVIKGIIPGTQNYRNIGHYREAMRVPSVLILGIESPIYFANSMYLQERILRWVREEEEWALKMNQSSIKCVVLDMGAVTSIDTSGMDALTELKKALDKRSLEFVLANPVGNVLEKLSQSETLEKLGSDRIYMTVGEAVSAVSSTYKVQV, encoded by the exons atgggTGGAAGCTCTAACAGAGTAGAGAGCTTCCCAGATGCTCTAGACCTTGAATCAGCTTCTCCAGTGGAGAAAAGCCCTTCAACTCCACAGCCCTTGGAGATCCATAAGGTCCCTTTGCCTCAGAAAAAGACCACTTTTCAATCCCTGAAGCAGAGGCTCAGTGAAGTGTTCTTCCCTGATGATCCCCTCCACCAGTTCAAGAACCAACCTCTGCTCAAAAAGCTGATTCTGGGACTTCAGTATTTCTTCCCAATATTTCACTGGGGTTCTGAGTACAGCCTGCAGCTTCTTAAGTCTGATGCAGTCTCAGGCCTCACCATTGCCAGCTTGGCCATTCCACAA ggGATCAGCTATGCAAAGCTTGCAAATTTGCCTCCCATTATTGGCTTAT ATTCGAGCTTTGTGCCGCCATTGATCTACTCAGTTCTTGGGAGCTCAAGAGATCTAGCAGTTGGTCCAGTGTCAATTGCATCACTAGTGATGGGCTCCATGCTAAGAGAGATGGTCTCACCTGATCACCAGCCTATGCTCTATCTCCAACTTGCATTCACATCCACCTTTTTTGCTGGTGTTTTCCAAGCCTCATTAGGCTTCCTTAG GCTGGGTTTCATCGTAGATTTTCTATCGAAACCGACGCTGGTCGGATTCATGGGCGGCGCGGCAGTTATTGTATCTCTTCAACAGTTGAAGGGCTTGCTTGGCATAGTTCACTTCACTACTAAGATGGGCTTCATTCCTGTGATGGTATCAGTTTTTGAACATAGAAAAGAA TGGGCTTGGCAAACTATTCTTATGGGGACCTCATTCTTGGTTTTCTTATTGATTACAAGGCATATA AGCATGAGGAAGCCAAAGCTTTTCTGGGTATCAGCAGCAGCTCCTTTAGCTTCTGTGATCCTCTCCACCACCATTTCCTTTATAGTTAAAGCTCAATACCATGGAATCAGTGTA ATTGGGCATCTGCAAAAAGGAGTGAACCCTCCCTCAGTCAACATGCTGTTTTTCCAGGGCTCTTTTCTGGGCCTTGCTATTAAGACAGGAATTGTCACAGGCATCTTAGCACTCACT GAAGGAATAGCTGTAGGAAGAACATTTGCTTCTCTAAAGAACTACCAAATTGATGGAAACAAAGAGATGATGGCTATAGGAATCATGAACATGGCTGGGTCTTGTGCTTCATGCTATGTTACCACAg gaTCGTTTTCTCGGTCGGCGGTGAACTACAATGCGGGGTCGAAGACTGCAGTGTCTAACATAGTGATGGCGTCTGCCGTCCTCATCACGATGCTGTTCCTCATGCCACTGTTTTATCACACCCCGAACGTGATCCTATCGGCGATCATTATCACCGCGGTGATCGGTCTCATCGATTTCCGTGGGGCTGCGCGGCTGTGGAAGGTCGACAAGCTCGACTTCCTCGCCTGCGTGAGTGCATTCTTTGGCGTTCTCTTCATCTCGGTGCAGATGGGCCTAGCAATAGCA GTGGGTATCTCCatgttgaaaattttaatacatgTGACAAGGCCAAACACAGTGATTAAGGGGATAATCCCAGGGACCCAAAACTATAGAAACATAGGGCATTACAGAGAGGCCATGAGGGTTCCTTCTGTCCTGATTCTGGGCATTGAGTCCCCCATCTACTTTGCCAATTCCATGTATCTTCAAGAGAG GATATTGAGATGggtgagagaggaagaagagtgGGCCCTGAAGATGAACCAGAGCTCCATCAAATGTGTTGTTTTGGACATGGGTG CCGTAACGTCGATCGACACGAGCGGCATGGACGCACTCACGGAGCTAAAGAAGGCCCTTGACAAAAGATCTCTCGAG TTTGTGCTAGCAAATCCTGTTGGAAACGTACTCGAAAAGCTCTCTCAATCAGAGACGTTGGAGAAACTCGGATCGGATCGAATATACATGACTGTGGGAGAAGCCGTTTCTGCAGTTTCCTCCACATACAAAGTCCAGGTGTAG